GGGTTCATTTTAagcctgtatatatataatgttgttaaatatgtttgtatatataGTCTGCTCATTATACAAAAATGTGTGCAGCTTAGATACCAAGGCTAAGGTAGATTGTTCATCAAAGATTGCATCCATTTCACAAAgtaatgtgatttttttatttattttttaagtgtcATTGCCCACTTGAATGTGATCTGCTTCTGTTTGCTTTTGACCTGTTGCATGTTGTGGTCCTTGTTTgtaatgtgtctgtgttagaAGTGTGACCTGTCACGCTTAACTTCCCTGCCgtcgtctctgttttttttttttttttttagtcttgctaccttttctgtttttgtaaaaGATGATTCAAGTATAACAGTAGTTTTTCTCATGTCTCTGCCTCCCCACCAGTCCATCTGGGAAGAAGTTTCGGAGCAAGCCTCAGCTGGCCCGTTACCTTGGTAACCAGATGGACCTCAGCTCCTTTGATTTCCGCACGGGGAAGATGCTGATGAGCAAGCTGAACAAGAACCGCCAGAGACTGCGTTATGATAACAACAACCAGAACAAGGTGAGGCAAACAAGCTCATGATGACCAGCCTCTGACCGCCAAACGCTGACACTACACGAACACAAACTGTAGTATGATCAAACGTTAACAGGTCGAGCACTGCAAGTGAAACACCCACGCATAAACATCAATTGCAGACTAGAACCACTCGTTTAGGGACTTTAATATAGGTGCACGTTTGGTTGCTGTCACTTGGTTGCATCTTTCAAACAAAATTGGTGTAGTCCAACAGCACCATGAACAAGGCAACATTTTATATAgcttctcaaactttttttattactcTAGACAACTAGCTACTTATCCATACAATACATATAAATACCTATGTAGGTTAGACAAGACAAAAAAACTGATGCCCTATTTTAATCTTCTGAAACTTTGCTACTCATCAGACCTGGAGGGAGACTAATGTAGGAGCAGGTTTATCTTTTATAAAATGAGTTGTCACCAAACTCTCTTTGTTGCATTTCGTTTTTtaataatcactttttttttatggactTGTAGAATCTCAGGCGAATCTGGTATAAAAGTTTAatgaataattatatatatatatatatatatatatatatatatatatatatatatatatatatatataatggaagATTATGTTGAACATCAGTAACTTAAAGAGGTACATTTTATTACCACACCCGGTGGCACGGtgttgttaaaaaacaaaacagcaaaattattatttttttcctttcagaGTTGATTTCGTATGCTGCATCATTTCAGTTAACTGGTTTGAGCAGTGCCATAGGCCTCTAAGTGCTGTATGAATGATGTCTGCTTGCGTGGTTGTAATCAACAGCCTTGTGGAATAACTGGTCATATTTTTGTCTCTCTGCCCCTTCACATTCTCCTGTCCACCCTGGCCTCATCCTCCCTCTGTGCTTGATATTTTTAAGGGCAAACCTGACTTGAACACATCACTCCCAGTCAGGCAGACGGCCTCCATCTTTAAGCAGCCTGTTACCAAGGTTACtaaccacccaaacaacaaagtgAAGACAGACCCTCAGAAAGCTGTCGACCAGCCCAGACAGGTGAACAGTCTCCGTCTGTTACCATTAACACCATCCCATACAAACCAGAAACCCCTGATATCTGATGCTGTGCAAATGCTGGATGGGAATGTGCTGCTTTGAAACTGGATGGACCAGACCagagttttattattttaatggtgtatttgtttttttttcctgtactGGAAGCAGCGGCGTAtcttcatttaaatgttttggttTATTTGTGTCAAAACTGCCTGCAGCTAATATTACTGTTTTTTGTCTACAGCTATTTTGGGAGAAGAAACTCAGTGGTCTTAATGCTTATGACATTGCCGAGGAGCTGGTGAAAACAATGGAACTACCTAAAGGTCTGCAAGGTAATATACACAAGTTAAACATTGATTCTttagacaggaaaaaaaaaaaaaaacattctgaagTGACATGATCGCTCAGCAacagtttaaaaatgtttttgtataaGATGTAACTAATTCTCCGCAGAGTTACAGCTTTGGTGTTTCTTCAAAATGTCCTTTTAACCACACGTTTGGTCCTTCAGGTGTCGGTCCAGGCTGCACAGACAAGACTCTCCTGTCGGCCATTGCGAGCGCTCTGCACACTAGCGCTGCTCCCATCACCGGCCAGCTGTCTGCAGCTGTGGAGAAGAACCCAGGAGTCTGGCTCAACACCACACAGCCGCTGTGCAAGGCCTTCATAGTCACTGATGAGGACATCAGGTGGGCGATCACAGAACACATCTGCACATGGAtcacctgttgttgttgttgttgttgttgttgttgttgggttttTTTGTACTAGGTATTAGAAGCTGATTATTAATTGCTGGAGCCAGTATCAAGTCAGATCCAAATTCTGTTTTCTCATTTGAACTTTTTGCTTTGAGCAATAATGTATCAGCATGTGTGCGCCTGTGAAACTGTTGTGTTACAAATATTGCtcaggggtccgttccaggtaggaggtttcacaaactctgagtctaaccctgatctctgagttgatttaccctgagatggggaAACTCccgagttttcggttccagaacagctgatttgagttggttcaatcaactcggagtaggttcactcagggttacgcgcgtgcacataaggcagtatgaatggagccatgattctacgattcaccatggtaacaaccacaaacaaactgttgctgcaaaagagagataattggtgtgggagaaaattgctgctcgagtcaatgcgtacggattaacagtgtattaatttcatatttaatcacagttaacttataatattaggctactggtgaaaactggaatcgtacgctacacctataattttattcaggtgcaatcctgcgggcgaaaaagtaaactactattcccattctgaggctgcagcaccatgatcattaacagaactataagtataatcatttatttctttttaatggctctcactggtctgtgtccagggaacactacaaaaacgtttcggagcgatcacacttttctgacggctctacatacagtggctttactattacagtatgatccgctgctgttataaaaaaatgtaatgtgtcacaaagaatctgctgggatgttaaagcctgtccacgatgttgaactagttgaaggataaggtatctgcatatctaatagactgtgattaaaaaaaaataccactcaaatcggttatgtggaaatgaaaaaacatctagtcggaactcaatatcatctcccgacgtaaactctatgaattaatacagctttttcatcaacgggatcgtcgacaaaaggacatgacatgtttgaggaaaaaaaacattttatagtctacctaacataaataaatacattttttttattcatgcagataacaaactgcattaaaatgcgcctgatacagactgaatgaatgaggaaatgagtttcccctccctctgagagggaggagaatgagagaaactcaagttttttttccccgtttcttgaagaaaacctgctcccgaccaggttaggttcacagactcggttaccatagtaactgactctgaggttaagttacctctctttctggaacagaaaacccagagtttccctcatctcagggttaaccaactcagagttttcactaaacctgctttctggaacgggcctcagaTCTCCTTCAGTGtatttaaaaacaggaaataacTACAGGCAGTGTGAATAATGGcacattttatctgtttttccCAGTTCATGAGATATGGGCTTCCATTTTATATGCTGAAGCACAGTAACCACAAAGGCTGAGTCACAAAGACATAATGGAGAAATCTTTGGAATTTGAAGATTTCTTCATccctttttgtcttctttttgccccccccccccccctgaagTTGACAGAGTTGAGTCTGTTCCACAGTCCATAACAAGTGACCCTGCTCTTTGTAAAAACACACCATCTGTTCAGTGCTGATTCAGTGGCAGCTGTAACTGCCAACTGTAACGGCttcctgttgtgtttgtgtgtaggaaACAGGAGGAGCTGGTGTACAGTGTGAGGAAAAGGCTAGAGGAGGCACTGATGGCTGATATGTTGGCTCATGTCGAGGAGGCTGCCAATGAGGGAGACACTCTGCAGGAGGAGGGCAACGGCAGTGAAGATATGGAGAGCGTATAGCACAGGTTGGTTAAGGGACAATTTAGGCAAATTATGTCAACAATGTATTACCTGTCCCACCTGTGGCTAGCTTCCTGcaggtaaaaaaaagtcatatgagTTTTGTACTTAGTGCATATATTCTTACACAATATAAGATGCAACCTAGCAGTCCAAAAAACtagagaatgtttttttttttttctttctttctaattGTCAATCCTCTCCTTGTAGGGTTTTGTTCAACACCGGTACACATGACCATGAGCAGTCGGAGCCATACAGCAGTCCTGCCCTGATGAACTGTCCCTGAGTATCTGCGTCCAACTTAAACCTTAACCCGACTTACACCAGTCCAGTTCAACCTCAAGAACTGTCTTCTCCTCTCCTGAACCCACAAACGCTTGGCGTCTCAAATGCGTCTTTTTATCATTAACTCCACTGGATGGGACTCACTGACTTCAACTGCAATTAAATTACTCGACGTATTTCCGAGCTcggttgatttttcttttttttttgactgacatttaaaaaaaattcccttgaactttcaaatattaaaaataatttatctACAGTGTGACAAATTCAGTGTTTGATGAGAAGTGTATTTTTTACTGAAAGGCTTTGAATGGGTTTgtattttttgtgacaatcgTGTCAAATTCAAACATTGTATGTCAGCAAAAAGTTGATCTGGgtgcttttttgtttgtttgttttggggcAGATTGGAAATGAATGTTTTGTATCTTTGGCTCTTGAATTTTATGATGCACTCCACAAGTTGTCAGACACAAAACACTGTCTTTTCTAGTGGAACCAATTGAGATGTAACTATACTGAGTTGATCTCATTCAAATTAGCATCGGTGCCAACCTGCAGGCCGGCTGATGTTACTAATGCAAATGGTGAAGTTTTTAATCCCTTGTACATCCATTGGAGGGGATAGAGTCAAgtttttattgttgtaatttcaaggaaatattgtacttcatGACAGCTGTGTCATCCTGTGACTCATGTTCAGTATTGACCCTAAAGGAGACATGTCATTTTGAAGAGGGTTGTTTGAAGTGCGTTTAACTAAAGTCTGCTTGGTATTTTACCCTAAGCGTAAAATGTGCTGTACACATGATGGTGAAGAAATGACTTGAAACTTTTATCTATTGTACAATTATGTTTTGTAGTCCTAATCATTATAGGTGCTTACTGTGAAACA
The Perca fluviatilis chromosome 9, GENO_Pfluv_1.0, whole genome shotgun sequence genome window above contains:
- the mbd3b gene encoding methyl-CpG-binding domain protein 3b isoform X2, which encodes MEKKRWDCTALPKGWKMEEVTRKSGLSAGKSDVYYFSPSGKKFRSKPQLARYLGNQMDLSSFDFRTGKMLMSKLNKNRQRLRYDNNNQNKGKPDLNTSLPVRQTASIFKQPVTKVTNHPNNKVKTDPQKAVDQPRQLFWEKKLSGLNAYDIAEELVKTMELPKGVGPGCTDKTLLSAIASALHTSAAPITGQLSAAVEKNPGVWLNTTQPLCKAFIVTDEDIRKQEELVYSVRKRLEEALMADMLAHVEEAANEGDTLQEEGNGSEDMESV
- the mbd3b gene encoding methyl-CpG-binding domain protein 3b isoform X4, producing the protein MDKNDPSGKKFRSKPQLARYLGNQMDLSSFDFRTGKMLMSKLNKNRQRLRYDNNNQNKGKPDLNTSLPVRQTASIFKQPVTKVTNHPNNKVKTDPQKAVDQPRQLFWEKKLSGLNAYDIAEELVKTMELPKGLQGVGPGCTDKTLLSAIASALHTSAAPITGQLSAAVEKNPGVWLNTTQPLCKAFIVTDEDIRKQEELVYSVRKRLEEALMADMLAHVEEAANEGDTLQEEGNGSEDMESV
- the mbd3b gene encoding methyl-CpG-binding domain protein 3b isoform X3; protein product: MVETKAPSGKKFRSKPQLARYLGNQMDLSSFDFRTGKMLMSKLNKNRQRLRYDNNNQNKGKPDLNTSLPVRQTASIFKQPVTKVTNHPNNKVKTDPQKAVDQPRQLFWEKKLSGLNAYDIAEELVKTMELPKGLQGVGPGCTDKTLLSAIASALHTSAAPITGQLSAAVEKNPGVWLNTTQPLCKAFIVTDEDIRKQEELVYSVRKRLEEALMADMLAHVEEAANEGDTLQEEGNGSEDMESV
- the mbd3b gene encoding methyl-CpG-binding domain protein 3b isoform X1 translates to MEKKRWDCTALPKGWKMEEVTRKSGLSAGKSDVYYFSPSGKKFRSKPQLARYLGNQMDLSSFDFRTGKMLMSKLNKNRQRLRYDNNNQNKGKPDLNTSLPVRQTASIFKQPVTKVTNHPNNKVKTDPQKAVDQPRQLFWEKKLSGLNAYDIAEELVKTMELPKGLQGVGPGCTDKTLLSAIASALHTSAAPITGQLSAAVEKNPGVWLNTTQPLCKAFIVTDEDIRKQEELVYSVRKRLEEALMADMLAHVEEAANEGDTLQEEGNGSEDMESV
- the mbd3b gene encoding methyl-CpG-binding domain protein 3b isoform X5, producing MEKKSPSGKKFRSKPQLARYLGNQMDLSSFDFRTGKMLMSKLNKNRQRLRYDNNNQNKGKPDLNTSLPVRQTASIFKQPVTKVTNHPNNKVKTDPQKAVDQPRQLFWEKKLSGLNAYDIAEELVKTMELPKGLQGVGPGCTDKTLLSAIASALHTSAAPITGQLSAAVEKNPGVWLNTTQPLCKAFIVTDEDIRKQEELVYSVRKRLEEALMADMLAHVEEAANEGDTLQEEGNGSEDMESV